One segment of Haloplanus natans DSM 17983 DNA contains the following:
- a CDS encoding BCCT family transporter produces MASRATAVVERLARSALLPACALSGIVVVSGFFFPAIVGSVVSGRGWLVLSLLFFGTGLAYLALLPVDPPTADDARPGAPYLLRVRHLSWRNWIGGFLARQDPVTFGVPVAVLATFFAARLAAPDRTVVAVTTAQRVLFREFDWLFLGAMFLAVVYALFLLVGPWGSIRLGGPDADPDYTYPTYFAMVFTAGIAAGVVFWGPAESLFHYASPPPATGVDPRSPAAAVAALTYASFHWGVSAWSAYLVVGLPIAYFTHQRGAPLRVSTILTPFLGVDGLDGAFAKLVDVLAIFATIGGVATSVAFVGQQFLAGITFQWGVAVGGTGALLFVAGLVVIYSISAESGVQRGIRRIAGINLGLFALFALLLFVVGPRGFVVDAGATALGRYATDFVAMSFAPSSSWVADWTVWNWSWWFSWAPFAGLFLAALSKGRRVRTVAFTVVVATGAASVCWHLLFGGTALAFQRSGRADVLAAIEAAGGSEAVAGFPVLAALPLSRLLLFAFLALIVVFMVTSADTSTLVVSILATKRGVAPTTGSIAFWGVLQGAVAGAVLLVGGGESLQAAAVLTGGPFAVLSLVALVGLTLAFRRHERDRPSLRAQLRAVVTALSRPGGDE; encoded by the coding sequence ATGGCATCGCGAGCCACGGCCGTGGTGGAGCGACTCGCCCGCTCGGCGCTCCTTCCGGCCTGTGCGCTGTCCGGTATCGTCGTCGTCTCCGGTTTCTTCTTCCCGGCCATCGTCGGCTCCGTCGTCTCCGGGCGTGGATGGCTCGTCCTCTCGCTCCTGTTTTTCGGTACGGGGTTGGCCTACCTCGCGCTCCTCCCCGTCGACCCGCCGACGGCCGACGACGCGCGACCTGGGGCGCCCTATCTGCTCCGGGTCCGTCACCTCTCCTGGCGCAACTGGATCGGCGGCTTCCTCGCCAGGCAGGACCCCGTTACCTTCGGCGTTCCCGTCGCCGTCCTCGCTACCTTCTTCGCCGCCCGCCTCGCCGCGCCTGATCGCACCGTCGTGGCCGTCACCACCGCCCAGCGCGTCCTCTTTCGGGAGTTCGACTGGCTCTTTCTCGGCGCCATGTTCCTAGCCGTCGTCTACGCCCTGTTTCTCCTCGTCGGGCCGTGGGGCTCGATTCGCCTCGGCGGCCCCGACGCCGACCCCGACTACACCTATCCGACGTACTTCGCGATGGTGTTCACCGCGGGCATCGCCGCCGGTGTCGTCTTCTGGGGTCCCGCGGAGTCGCTCTTTCATTACGCGTCGCCGCCACCCGCCACGGGCGTCGATCCTCGGTCGCCGGCCGCCGCCGTCGCCGCGCTGACGTACGCGAGCTTCCACTGGGGCGTGTCGGCGTGGAGCGCCTACCTCGTCGTTGGCCTCCCCATCGCCTACTTCACCCACCAGCGCGGCGCGCCGCTTCGCGTCTCGACCATCCTCACGCCTTTCCTCGGCGTCGACGGCCTCGACGGCGCGTTCGCGAAACTCGTGGACGTACTCGCCATCTTCGCCACTATCGGCGGCGTCGCCACCTCCGTCGCCTTCGTCGGCCAGCAGTTCCTCGCCGGCATCACCTTCCAGTGGGGTGTCGCCGTCGGCGGCACCGGCGCCCTCCTTTTCGTCGCCGGCCTCGTCGTCATCTACAGTATCTCCGCCGAGAGCGGCGTCCAGCGGGGCATCCGCCGCATCGCCGGCATCAACCTCGGCCTCTTTGCCCTCTTTGCCCTCCTGCTGTTCGTCGTCGGCCCGCGCGGCTTCGTCGTCGACGCCGGGGCCACCGCCCTCGGGCGCTACGCGACCGATTTCGTCGCCATGAGCTTCGCTCCATCCAGTTCCTGGGTCGCCGACTGGACGGTCTGGAACTGGTCGTGGTGGTTCTCGTGGGCACCCTTCGCCGGCCTCTTTCTCGCGGCGCTCTCGAAGGGCCGGCGGGTGCGTACCGTCGCGTTCACCGTCGTCGTCGCCACCGGGGCCGCGTCGGTCTGCTGGCACCTCCTCTTCGGCGGCACCGCCCTCGCCTTCCAGCGATCCGGCCGCGCCGACGTGCTCGCGGCCATCGAGGCCGCGGGCGGCTCCGAGGCCGTCGCCGGCTTTCCCGTCCTCGCCGCTCTCCCGCTCTCGCGGCTCCTCCTCTTTGCCTTCCTCGCGCTCATCGTCGTCTTCATGGTCACCTCGGCCGACACGTCGACGCTCGTCGTGTCGATACTGGCGACCAAACGGGGCGTCGCCCCGACGACGGGCAGCATCGCCTTCTGGGGCGTCCTCCAGGGTGCCGTCGCCGGCGCCGTGTTGCTCGTCGGCGGCGGCGAGTCGCTCCAGGCCGCGGCCGTGCTCACCGGCGGTCCCTTCGCCGTCCTCTCGCTGGTCGCGCTGGTCGGTCTGACCCTCGCCTTCCGCCGTCACGAACGCGACCGGCCGTCGCTCCGCGCGCAACTCCGGGCCGTCGTCACCGCCCTGTCCCGTCCCGGGGGCGACGAGTAG
- a CDS encoding NAD-binding protein: MATDPPETPGDTALDELFHQPEQVPLVYWRAFSGSKTAVLLAGAAAVLAFVAGISHLSQGGVTPTGPLAGALPPDAAAVMPLASIVVAFLLTGVAVGLRSRYRLAWYGALACFSGVVVLPLVTGAASDAVPALAGAVGLGFAVANRSEFDRPVELTPFQTTALLAFVAVQVYGTVGTYAMRENFVGVDTVTDAFYYIVVTGTTVGYGDATPTTQVTKLFTLSVIVLGTGAFTVATGSLIIPALESRISSAFGTMTASELTLLDDHVLVLGTGELTEPLLDELATTADVVVVTADDDVAAALDDHEVSVLTADPTDEEAILDARIDTARGVVVATDDDARDALAVVAARQANPDVRIVAAATDQKHVDKLEAVGADAVISPAVIGGRLLGQSVLGADDALASVFDDGEDGDA, encoded by the coding sequence GTGGCGACCGACCCACCCGAGACGCCGGGTGACACGGCGCTCGACGAGTTGTTTCACCAGCCCGAGCAGGTGCCGCTCGTCTACTGGCGGGCGTTCTCCGGCTCGAAGACGGCCGTTCTGCTGGCGGGAGCGGCGGCCGTCCTCGCCTTCGTCGCCGGCATCTCCCACCTCAGCCAAGGAGGCGTCACGCCGACCGGCCCGCTCGCGGGGGCGCTGCCGCCGGACGCGGCGGCGGTGATGCCGCTTGCGAGCATCGTGGTCGCCTTCCTCCTGACCGGCGTCGCGGTGGGCCTGCGGAGCCGCTATCGACTCGCGTGGTACGGCGCGCTGGCCTGTTTTTCGGGGGTGGTCGTCCTCCCGCTGGTAACGGGCGCGGCGAGCGACGCCGTCCCGGCGCTCGCGGGCGCCGTCGGCCTGGGCTTTGCCGTCGCGAACCGGTCGGAGTTCGACCGCCCGGTGGAGTTGACGCCGTTCCAGACGACGGCCCTGCTGGCGTTCGTCGCGGTGCAGGTGTACGGCACCGTCGGCACCTACGCGATGCGGGAGAACTTCGTCGGCGTCGACACCGTAACCGACGCGTTCTACTACATCGTCGTGACGGGAACGACGGTCGGCTACGGCGACGCGACGCCGACGACGCAGGTGACCAAGCTGTTCACCCTCTCGGTGATCGTCCTCGGAACCGGCGCGTTCACCGTCGCCACGGGGTCGTTGATAATCCCCGCCCTCGAATCCCGCATCTCCAGCGCCTTCGGAACCATGACAGCCTCGGAACTCACGCTCCTCGACGATCACGTACTCGTCCTGGGCACCGGCGAACTGACCGAACCGCTCCTCGACGAACTCGCGACGACGGCGGACGTGGTGGTCGTGACGGCGGACGACGACGTGGCGGCGGCGCTCGACGACCACGAGGTGAGCGTGTTGACGGCCGATCCGACCGACGAGGAGGCGATCCTCGACGCCCGTATCGACACCGCCCGCGGCGTGGTAGTGGCGACGGACGACGACGCGCGGGACGCCCTCGCCGTCGTCGCCGCCCGCCAGGCCAACCCGGACGTGCGCATCGTCGCCGCCGCGACCGACCAGAAACACGTCGACAAACTCGAAGCCGTCGGCGCCGACGCGGTCATCAGCCCCGCGGTCATCGGCGGGCGACTGCTCGGCCAGTCTGTACTCGGTGCCGACGACGCCCTCGCGAGCGTCTTCGACGACGGCGAGGACGGCGACGCCTAG
- a CDS encoding BCCT family transporter: MAESDDTTGEMSEGLQVELFHPESDREPGDTNIQRFGFDIHPVVFPVALVVIALFIAVTVLLGDQAASMYTALFNFIGENFGWFYLLAVNIFIVVLLFFAFSKFGKIKIGGVEAEKEFSDFSWMAMLFSAGMGIGLMFFSVSEPLYYFQNVPGFFGAEAGTGAAASAAMAQTFFHWGFHPWAVYGLVGLGLAFFSFNRGLPLTFRSIFWPLLGDRIYGWPGHIIDLVTVFATLFGLATSLGLGVAQVNQGLSYVGGDLLGLVSIPTNSLVQVLLIAGITGIATLSVAAGLDGGVKRLSTINLYLMFALLGFLLIVGPTVYILGAWVEGLGVYFNNILALGFFRGTLAPGGSTVTAWTVFYWGWWIAWSPFVGMFIARISKGRTIRQFVMGVLVLPAMFSTIWLSTFGGAALFNSLQGNGAALATYNELGQTVAMFAMLEQFPLGAISGILATLLVITFFVTSSDSGSLVVDHLTSGGKHDVPRAQRIFWAVTEGAVAAILLYGGGLTALQTAAITTGLPFAVILCLMCYTVYLGLSNEYEILESEEFAETIEELTDRENVDVVTAGDEMVTDVREGDDAASSD; encoded by the coding sequence ATGGCTGAATCAGACGACACGACTGGAGAGATGTCCGAGGGGCTCCAGGTAGAGCTGTTCCACCCCGAATCCGACCGCGAACCCGGCGACACCAACATCCAGCGGTTCGGATTCGACATCCACCCGGTCGTCTTCCCGGTCGCGCTCGTAGTTATCGCGCTGTTCATCGCGGTCACCGTGTTGCTCGGTGACCAAGCCGCGTCGATGTACACGGCTCTGTTCAATTTCATCGGCGAGAACTTCGGCTGGTTCTACCTGCTGGCGGTGAACATCTTCATCGTCGTGCTCCTCTTTTTCGCCTTCAGCAAGTTCGGCAAGATCAAGATCGGTGGCGTCGAGGCCGAAAAGGAGTTCAGCGACTTCTCCTGGATGGCGATGCTGTTCAGCGCCGGCATGGGGATCGGCCTCATGTTCTTCAGCGTCTCCGAACCGCTGTACTACTTCCAGAACGTCCCCGGCTTCTTCGGTGCGGAGGCGGGAACCGGTGCGGCGGCGTCGGCGGCGATGGCCCAGACGTTCTTCCACTGGGGCTTCCATCCGTGGGCCGTCTACGGCCTCGTCGGTCTCGGCCTCGCCTTCTTCTCGTTCAACCGGGGCCTGCCGCTCACCTTCCGATCGATCTTCTGGCCCCTGCTCGGTGACCGTATCTACGGCTGGCCGGGACACATCATCGACCTCGTGACGGTGTTCGCGACGCTGTTCGGCCTGGCTACCTCGCTCGGCCTCGGCGTCGCGCAGGTGAACCAGGGTCTCTCCTACGTCGGTGGGGACCTCCTCGGCCTCGTCTCCATCCCCACGAACTCGCTCGTTCAGGTGCTCCTCATCGCGGGCATCACCGGCATCGCGACCCTCTCGGTCGCCGCCGGCCTCGACGGCGGGGTCAAGCGCCTGAGCACCATCAACCTCTACCTGATGTTCGCCCTGCTCGGCTTCCTCCTGATCGTGGGGCCGACGGTGTACATCCTCGGTGCGTGGGTCGAAGGGCTCGGCGTCTACTTCAACAACATCCTCGCGCTCGGCTTCTTCCGTGGTACCCTCGCCCCCGGCGGGAGTACGGTCACTGCCTGGACCGTCTTCTACTGGGGCTGGTGGATCGCGTGGTCGCCGTTCGTCGGGATGTTCATCGCCCGCATCTCGAAGGGCCGCACCATCCGACAGTTCGTCATGGGCGTCCTCGTCCTGCCGGCGATGTTCTCCACCATCTGGCTCTCGACGTTCGGCGGGGCCGCCCTCTTCAACTCCCTGCAGGGCAACGGCGCGGCGCTTGCGACCTACAACGAACTCGGTCAGACGGTCGCCATGTTCGCCATGCTCGAACAGTTCCCGCTCGGGGCGATTTCGGGCATCCTCGCGACACTCCTGGTGATCACCTTCTTCGTCACCTCCTCGGACTCCGGGTCGCTGGTCGTCGACCACCTGACCTCCGGGGGCAAACACGACGTGCCCCGTGCCCAGCGCATCTTCTGGGCCGTCACCGAGGGCGCCGTCGCCGCCATCCTGCTCTACGGCGGCGGTCTGACGGCGCTCCAGACGGCCGCGATCACGACCGGCCTCCCCTTCGCCGTCATCCTCTGTCTGATGTGTTACACCGTCTATCTCGGGCTCAGCAACGAGTACGAGATCCTCGAATCCGAGGAGTTCGCCGAAACCATCGAGGAACTCACCGACCGTGAGAACGTCGATGTGGTGACGGCCGGCGACGAGATGGTGACCGATGTCAGGGAGGGCGACGACGCGGCCAGCAGCGACTGA
- a CDS encoding universal stress protein: MYENILIPFDGSDEAMKGAKHGIELAATCGGTVHALYVVDLPGAPRTVYLRDDEDEMRERYREYGEEVTGDVCEMAAEEGLDCVTALRSGSPGEEIVDYAKDEGMDVIVLGSAYRGKWGALLGSTAEKVVRTAETPVVTVREKMND; encoded by the coding sequence ATGTACGAGAACATTCTGATCCCGTTCGACGGAAGCGACGAGGCGATGAAAGGAGCCAAACACGGCATCGAGCTCGCGGCGACGTGTGGGGGCACGGTCCACGCCCTTTATGTCGTCGATCTTCCGGGTGCGCCACGGACGGTGTATCTCCGTGACGACGAAGACGAGATGCGCGAGCGCTACCGCGAGTACGGCGAGGAGGTGACGGGCGACGTTTGCGAGATGGCGGCCGAGGAGGGCCTAGACTGCGTGACCGCGCTTCGAAGCGGATCGCCCGGTGAGGAGATCGTCGACTACGCCAAAGACGAAGGGATGGACGTCATCGTCCTCGGGAGCGCGTACCGGGGAAAGTGGGGGGCGTTGCTCGGCAGTACGGCGGAGAAGGTGGTTCGAACCGCCGAAACGCCGGTCGTGACGGTGCGCGAGAAGATGAACGACTGA